In Bombus affinis isolate iyBomAffi1 chromosome 8, iyBomAffi1.2, whole genome shotgun sequence, the following proteins share a genomic window:
- the LOC126919765 gene encoding homeobox protein mls-2-like gives MSDIVEDDKRSEASPKPSQLTPFSIADILSRRTSYTERRPSESEEAQAIASFAKKSHQRDYDCLENGHREVRSEDRNQMARFSRLPSPDLNVARELDILTRNLVHANISNFGNIPHLAQGTFKHLESLGNMGGYQPVKDSRDSSQRQQDEALDMSKNKYLEDGEEDMFEAQNHGQNLQSRKKRSRAAFSHAQVYELERRFAAQKYLSGPERADLARGLKLTETQVKIWFQNRRYKTKRRQQQELGALVNSGNARRVAVRVLVHPDEHLRGLPLRGSGQLPGQMSAPQIHPANKALGGFPYYCLPYHPLLCPPLHSTHIQVQNTIAPDLDPSQLAKLNDEK, from the exons ATGTCGGATATCGTGGAAGACGATAAACGGAGCGAAGCTTCCCCGAAACCGTCTCAATTAACTCCCTTCAGTATCGCCGATATCCTCAGTAGAAGAACCTCGTACACGGAACGACGACCTTCGGAGTCGGAAGAAGCGCAAGCTATAGCATCGTTCGCGAAGAAATCCCATCAACGCGACTACGATTGTTTGGAGAACGGCCATAGGGAAGTTCGATCGGAAGATCGTAATCAGATGGCCAGATTCTCGAGGCTACCTTCGCCGGATCTAAACGTGGCCCGCGAACTGGACATCCTGACGAGGAACCTGGTCCACGCGAATATCTCCAACTTTGGAAATATTCCACACTTGGCTCAGGGAACGTTCAAGCATCTGGAGAGCCTGGGTAACATGGGTGGTTATCAACCGGTGAAGGATTCGAGGGATTCTTCGCAGAGGCAACAGGACGAGGCGTTGGACATGAGCAAGAATAAATATTTGG AGGACGGGGAGGAAGACATGTTCGAGGCGCAGAATCACGGACAGAATCTGCAGAGCAGGAAGAAACGTAGCAGGGCGGCCTTCTCTCACGCCCAGGTTTACGAATTGGAGAGAAGATTCGCGGCGCAGAAATACTTGTCGGGGCCCGAGCGAGCGGACCTTGCGCGAGGACTCAAGCTGACCGAGACTCAAGTCAAGATTTGGTTCCAAAACAGACG GTACAAGACCAAAAGACGACAGCAGCAGGAGCTAGGCGCGCTGGTTAATTCCGGAAACGCGAGGCGCGTGGCGGTACGAGTGCTCGTGCATCCGGACGAGCATCTGAGGGGATTGCCACTTCGTGGTTCCGGGCAACTTCCCGGGCAAATGTCAGCCCCGCAAATTCATCCGGCGAACAAAGCGCTCGGCGGTTTCCCGTACTACTGTCTCCCCTATCATCCCTTGCTATGCCCGCCCCTTCACTCCACTCACATTCAGGTGCAAAACACGATCGCGCCGGACCTCGACCCGAGCCAGCTGGCGAAACTCAACGACGAGAAGTAA